GAAATAGTGCATGAACCCGGCCACCAGCTGCTGCCTCGCCTTCACCAGCCTCTCGAACTCCAGCAACACGTTCTAAATCCAACAGTCGTTTCAGAAGAAAAAAAGCAAGGAACAGGGAAGGGAAATTTATTCGGACCGGGTGGGAATTGTCTTACGGCCTTGGCGTTATGCTCGACGACGGCGAATCGGGCGAGCTCGATGGCCTCGAGGTTGTTCTCCCACCCGGCCGGGGCGTCCTGGATGCTGCCGATCGCTGGGGGCGGCGGGGGGCGCCGTCGACCGTTATGCGGCGCATCGGCCATCGCTGCTGCCGTCTGGGTCGGTGCACTCGGTGAACGATCAAGGACGCTTCCGAGAGAATAGATTCCGCGAAGCCAGAAATCGATCTGATATGGAGGATCAATAAAACGTTAGAATTAGAACAAATCAAGAAAGAGTCCGTATTCTACCAAACCGTGTACAACAAAATAAGGATTAGGCGGAGGGGATAGGGCTTTACCTCCGATTGGTGCAGGGTGCGTTTCTgctaagagcaattccaatagtatagccagcTGTCGCCTATAAGCCaagtgccatgtcatctataaCTAATTTAGAGCCAACATAtgcaatagtgagctataaaaatgtagtacttAATCAATACGtggcccacctttcactctcacaaagtgcctaggagcacgtgttagagctggctcttgcataagagcccactctcattctctctcctcccctctctcctccaactaagcaataatatactattttaatccttatagccagctgactaggacttattgtacttgctctaatgaCACGGCCGGGGAGGTCGTGGGTTCAGGGAGTCTTGGGCCTGAGGAGGCGACCCTCCCACCGACATTGCTGAGGACGTGACCCCTCCTGATACTGTGGCCGGCAAGAAGCGCGCCAAGAGCCCTCGAAGGTCGACGCTGACTGGGAAAAACTTGAATAGAGCAGGTGCGCTCTAGGCACTTGCACACTTTTTGACTTTTTCTTTTTTATATCTCCCAAATTATATAATATTTggctttggtttttatgcaagtcaatcaaaaataaaaaacagaatggGGGAACAATAGTTCGGAATTTTGTTTGCAATTTCAATTTTTAAAttattttaaaattcaaaataaattcgtATATATGTATATACATGATGACATAAAAATCTAAAATATTTTTCCCATATTCTAGTTGCTATGTTTAATTGATCCGGAAAATTCCAAGTTCAGATTTTGTGTGGTGTGAgatacaaaaataaaaaattgatTGAGAGAAGAAAAGAATAGCTAGCACGGATCTTGATGCAGTATGGACAGTCTAGATACGGGTGCTCACTGAACACCTCCTCTAAAAGTCCTCTCTTCGCTGACTGTAAGGAAGGGGCACGACAAGAAGACGTCGATCGAATGAAGGCACTGGTTGCGCCGTTGGCTAGATGGAGCCAAGGTGGCGGAGATTGCGCCAACCGTGGCTAAAATGGCCTCGAAGAAAAGGTCCATTGCTTGCACTATAAAGGAGGGCCTGTTTGGGCAATGGCTAAGAGATTGTGGTCCTGACATGGGAGAGGAGGCCCTCCCTGAGTTCTTCTTGTTGTGGTAGAGGTTGGACAATTTCCATCTGGCCCCAGACCACGATGATGTGCTTCTGTGAAGATGGTCGGGCGACGATTGCTATTATGCCAAGTCGGCCTATGGGGCCTTCTTTGTTGGCCAGGAGAAGGCCACTGACTCCGAGGAAATTTGGCGCTCGAGGGCCTCTTACAGTTGCAAGTTCTTCGCGTGACTCTCTTCGAAGAACTGTTGTTCGAGGGTTGACATGCTTCAACATCGTGGGCTGCCCTGTCTGCTGGCTTGCTCCCTCTACGAACAGGAGCAAGAGACCTTGCATCACCTTCTTCTTGGCTGCGTGGTGGCGCATGAGGTCTGGGTGTGGACACTCCATCCTTAGTACAAGCTAGAGTGGCTCCCAGAGGCGGACTCCGACCTTCTAGAGTGgtggacttcttgctcctgtccaGTGGCTCATAGACGGGACATATGGACTGCTATCATCTTGGTCTTCTGGTGCACCTGGAGGCACCAGAACAATGTGGTCTTCAATGGTGTGGTGGCTTCGGAATCCTCCATTAGGGAGAAGATTAGAGAGGAGTTTGATAGGTTGCGGCTTGCTAAGCTCTTTCGTGGCACACATTTTGTATTTCCTGAGACGAGTCATATACCGTGGCAGCATGGAGAGTAGGTGTGAGTGGGGGAACTGCCTCCCCTGTGGGTAGCGCTAACTTTGTTCTTTGGCACTGTTCTATATGATTGATACACCTTTTCATGGTGTATTCTCGTCAGTGAAGGCTCTGATTTACAATATCCGCACGTTCGAGTGAGAGAGTCACCGCACCCAGCAGGAACACTATATGGAGCAAAATAGGATGGACATCCCAGGTCTTGAGGAAACTATCAAAGAAGACTTCTCCGTGGCTGATCTTCGTAGCCTTGAGCATGCGAGACAATTCGTTTGCAATTGGCTTCCGGCGACAGGGCCCTACGGGGGATGCTTTTGGGCTCCTGTGATGACTGTTTTGAGATAAGGGAATGGAAGAATGGATCTTTCTTCATAAATGCATCAATACTCCAACGGAACAACACGACACTGATGATCATTGCCGGATGGAAAAGTTCCTCGGGAAACTTGAGAGGGTGGTGTTAGACTACCCATTACCAATTGTGGTGGGTGGAGATTTTAATCTCATTCGCTCGGTGGGGGATGAGAGTAATGATAATATTAACTGGCCTAGGGTGCCCTGATTTTATTAGTCTATTGCCGCGATGTCCCTCCAAGAGATTTGTTGGACTATGGTCTGGTTCACATGGACCAATAGACAACGATGCAATTCTGATGCGGCATTAGAACCCAGCTTCTCGCTGGAACGCTACAGGCCGCTCCGCCTTCGGTGGCATTTAGGGCCTTGGAGGCGTGGCGGACGGCCACCTCTCGCTGGCAGGaaggtttttgttttttttagctTATTTTAGTGTCTTCTTCGGGATGTTGAGGCGACAGCTACATCCTAAACtcagaataaggtcctccccAACCTACCCTCCCTCTGGTGGTGCATCGATGGGTCTTCTAGGACCTAGTTGGTTTACGTGTTCGTTGGTGTGGTTTCGTGTGAGTCTGTTCCAATCACCGGTTGTCACCATTGATGATGGTTGCTGTTCTGATGTGATGGTTCTTTGGGGTCTTAGCATGACGACTTCCCGTATATCTACTACAATAAATTCTACCCGCGACAAGTTTTGCCTGGCTTtggtgatggaggggcgaggatgGTGGCGTGTCTTCAGCTCGCGCTagtgtagtcgtcgctaggtgatCCAAATGAcctatttatatattttttatttttttagatcTCTTTGTACTTGTGTCGATGAATATTAATAGATTGGTGAAGTTTTCGTAAAAAAGATTTAAGTTGTAAATCTTCGTCGCTCTCCAATTTAGATAGTTTGTTAATGTGTTTTGTTTGCTATAGTGGCCCTCCATCAAGAAAAAATGATGTCGTAGATTTGTCTAAATAAAAATGTGTCTAGACATAATGTAGTGTATAGAAAATTTCCGTGATTGAGTGATAGATGTGACAATGAAGTGGCTGAAGAAATATTGTGCCATTTCTGTCGTGCAGCTGATGGCGAACTAGGGATGGATCAAAGTAGGTACAACTCGACGACATGTTTCATTTTCGAAGTGCATCCAGATGTAATGCAGATCAGGCTTTATTTGTCGTAAGACATCTAACAGCCAATCAGAGACTGACATGTTGGGTAGAATCCTACCACAAGATTGAGCTAACATATTATTAATCTTAATTGGCCGGCTTGAATTCCTGGAGCTCCTTGAAGCTCTCCCACTCCTTTACCCAGACCTTGGCCTCGTAAAGCTTCTTGGCGCCGGCTTGGTTGACTTCGATGGTAAAGTAGTGCAAGGTCCCGGCCACCAACTGTCCCCTCGTCTTCACCACCCTCTCGAACTCCAGCGCCGTGTTCTGCACCCAACATAAGATCACCAATAAGGGTGGACACGAGCCAGCTCGGGCTGGGCTCGGTCCGAGCCGCCATTTGGCTCGACGTTTTCTGGCTCGGCTCGGTCTGGCTCGCTATGGTGACGAGCCGGGAAAACAGGCTCGGCTCGAGTTTCACAGAAGCTTGGTCTGGCTCGGGCTGGCTCGCGAGTCATACGCCATTGGTCACTGCCAGGTAGGCCCACGGTGGAGCAGCGAGGAAGAAGATAGCAGAGTCTCGACGATCTTGGCGCAGTTGACCTGGGGGCTGAGGACGAGAGGAGCATAAGGGCGAGTCCGGTGTTGGCTACGCCGTCGTCTCGCAGCAGTCACCGAGTAGAGGTACGAGAGGAGCAGCAGATCGCGGGTGCCAGCAGCGATGTGGCCAGAGAGACGACGAGGCAGAGAGTCCGCGCGGGACATCAGGATTCATGGAGTGGGGGAATCTGGGAGCCTAGGCTAGGAGGCAGTGACCTCCTCCCATGCCGCCGGCGGTGGCGACATCATGGGGCGGCGGCGCGTGTGCAGGGGTGGAGACTGGAGATAGTCAGAGAACGACAACTCTAGCAAACCGTGGTAACCTAGTCGATCTCATCAGGATTCACGGGCCAGAAAGCAGTCCAGTTCACCTCCTTCTCTTAATTCTTCAAAAGAAAAAACGAGCTAACGGGCTGGACCGAGCCGAGCCCAACGAGCCACGAGCTCGTCGCGGGCCAAGAAAATGGGCTCGACTCGGTCTGAATATTTTGCGGGCCGAGCTCAATTCGGGCCGAGCAGCGAAAAGTTTGAGCCGAGCTAAAAACTCGGCCCATACGTCTAGCCTTAATCACCAATCAGGTAAACAAAGGCTGTATGTAGAACTCTTGGGATCTGGCGAAAAGCCGTGACGGGTTTCTTACGGCCTTGGTGTTGTGCTCGGAGACTGCGAACCGGGCAAGCTCGATGGCCTCAGGGTTCTTCTCATACCCCACCGGTGCGTCCTGGACTCTGCCGAACGTCGGCATGCGTGGTGGGACGCGACAAAATCTTCCCCGGCAGGGACGCGACGCCTTGGCCATCGCTGCTGCCGTCCGGTGCGTGGCTCGCTGCGCTGAGCCGCCGGTGGATGAAGAGAGAGGACGGCGACGGCCGCTTCCGAGAGCTAGAGCGCAGATTCCGCGAAGCGGGGCGATCGATCTCATATCGAGCGGAGTGGACAACGGTCGACGGACGTGGGGGACAATATGTGATCTGCCGGAGCGCGACAGATTTGGACGTCGACCGGGATGGACGCGGCAGCGAAAGGCAGGCGGAGGCGCAGTAACCGGCCACGGTGCATGCGAGGGATGTTAACAACGGTAGGTTACAACCTTCAGGGTCAAGAAAAGATCAGGATAAATCAAAAAAAAAACCGGTTAGTTTATATCCTACCAACCCGTGTACAACAGAATAGGGAATTAATTTGTTACCGAGCGAATTACCGGCCGGTTTATGAAAAATTATAAAACCATGCTCGAAGATAAAAGCCTACTCTCGCGGCATGAGTAATCCCAAATGCTTTGCTCCCACAATGCTCCAAAGGGACGCCACCACTTTGATCTTTGCCATAACCAAGGTGGACATGGTGGAAGTGTTGCGGAAAATTCTAGCACTCCTTTTGTTCCATATTTCTCATGAGTGAGCATAATGAGAGACGCCAACGACTTTCTTCTAGTGCCATTAGTGTAGATAACCGACTACCACCATTCATTTACCGAAACATAATTTTTCCACGAGGACATGTCCACCAAAGTaagtgttgacgcgtaaagcacacgcccgttgggaaccccaagtagaaggtgtgatgcgtacagcagcaagtttccctcagtaagaaaccaaggtttatcgaaccagtaggagtcaagaagcacgttgaaagttgatggtggcgagtgtagtgcggcgcaacatcagggattccggcgccaacgtgaaacatgcacaacacaaccaaaatactttgccccaacttaacagtgaggttgtcaatctcaccggcttgctgtaacaaaggattagatgtatagtgtggatgatgatgtttgcagagaacagtaagaacgagtattgcagttgattgtattcgatgtaaagaatggaccggggtccacagttcactagtggtgtctctccgataagaataagcatgttgggtgaacaaattacagttgggcaattgacaaataaagatggcatgataatgcacatacatgttatgatgagtagtgtgaaattcaattgagcattacgacaaagtacatagaccactatccagcatgcatctatgcctaaaaagtccaccttcaggttagcgtccgcaccccttccagtattaagttgcaaacaacagacaattgcattaagtatggtgcgtaatgtaatcaacacaaatatccttagacaaagcattgatgttttatccctagtgacaacagcacatccacaaccttagaactttctgtcactgtcccagatttaatggaggcatgaacccactatcgagcataaatactccatcttggagttacaagtaacgacttggccagagcctctactagcaacggagagcatgcaagatcttaaacaacacatatatgatagattgataatcaacataacatagcattccatattcatcggatcccaacaaacacaacatgtagcattacaaatagatgatcttgatcatgttaggcagctcacaagatccaacaatgatagcacaatgaggagaagacgaccatctagctactgctatggacccatagtccaggggtgaactactcacacatcaatccggaggcgatcatggcgatgaagagtcctccgggagatgattcccctctccggcagggtgccggaggcgatctcctgaatcccccgagatgggattggcggcgacggcgtctctggaaggttttccgtatcgtggctctcggtactggggttttctcgacgaaggcttcttataggcggaagggtaggtgagGGGgcttcacgaggggcccacacaccagggtggcgcgagcccctccttggctgcgccgccttgttgtgtcgccacctcgtggccccacttcgtatctcctccggtcttctggaagcttcgtggaaaaataagaccctgggcgttgatttcgtccaatttcgagaatatttccttactaggatttctgaaaccaaaaatagcagaaaacagcaactgggtcttcggcatcttgttaatatgttagtgccggaaaatgcataaatatgacataaagtgtgtataaaacatgtgagtatcatcaatgaagtagcatggaacataagaaattatagatacgtttgagacgtatcaagtatccccaagcttagttcatgctcgtcctcgagtaggtaaacgataacaaagataatttcttaagtgacatgctatcataatcttgatcaatactatttgtaagcatatgtaatgaatgcagcgatccaaagcaatggtaaatacaatggttaaacaactgaatcatatagcaaagacttttcatgaatatatagtactttcaagataagcatcaataagtcttgcataaaagttaactcataaagcaataaattcttagtaaaggcattgaagcaacacaaaagaagatttagtttcagcggttgcttttaacttataacatgtatatctcatggatagttgtcaacataaagtaatatgatgaatgcaaatatgcaagtatgtaagaatcaatgcacagttaacacaagtgtttgcttctaagatggaagaaaataggtaaactgactcaacataaagtaaaagaaaggcccttcgcagagggaagcatggattgctatatttgtgctagagcttctattttgaaaacatatagagagcataaaagtaaagttttgagaggtgtttgttgttgtcaacgactggtagtgggcactctaacccccttgccagacatactttcaagagcggctcccatgaatttatttttatttttgggtgacactccttccaacctttgctttcacaaaccatggctaaccgaatcctcgggtgcctgccaacaatctcataccatgaaggagtgtctatttattttagttttatttagatgacactcctccccacctttactttctcaagccatggctaaccgaatcctcgggtgccttcaaacaatcacataccatggaggagtgttttttttgtaaaattatgaaggttaattaattggggctgggaaccccgttgccagctctttttgcaaaattattggataagcggatgaagccactagtccattggtgaaagttgcccaacaagtttgaaatataaacaccacatacttcctcatgagctataaaacattgacacaaataagagataatacattttgaattgtttaaagatagcactcaagcaatttactttggaatggcagaaaataccatgtagtaggtaggtgtggtggacacaaatggcatagtatttggctcaaggatttggatgcacgagaagtattccctctcaatacaaggcttaggctagcaaggttgtttgaagcaaacacaagtatgaaccggtacagcaaaactcacataagaacatattgcaagcattataagattctacactgtcctccttgttgttcaaacccttaccagaaaatatctagactttagagagaccaatcatgcaaaccaaatttcaacaagctctacattatttcttcactaataggtgcaaagtatatgatgcaagagcttaatcatgagcacaacaattgccaagtatcaaattattcaagacattataccaattaccacatatagcattttctgtttccaaccatataacaattaacgaagcagtttcaaccttcgccatgaacattaagaataaagctaagaacatatgtgttcatatgcaacagcggagcgtgtctctctcccacacaatgaatgctaggatccaattttattcaaacaaaacaaaaacaagaacataaagacgctccaagtaaagcacataagatgtgacggaataaaaatatagtttcactagaggaacctgataatttgtcgatgaagaaggggatgccttgggcatccccaagcttagatgcttgagtcttcttgaaatatgcaggggtgaacaacgggggcatccccaagcttagagctttcactctcttgacccttgaaaacttcctccacaccaaactcaaaataaactcattagagggttagtgcataatcaaaaattcacatgttcagaggtgacataatcattcttaacacttctggacattgcacaaagctactgaaagttaatggaataaagaaatccatcaaacatagcaaaacatgcaatgcgaaataaaaggcagaatctgtcaaaaacagaacagtctgtaaagacgaatttttctaggGCACTAGacttgaaaatgctcaaattgaatgaaagttgcgtacatatctgaggatcactcacgtaaattggcagatttttctgagttacctacagagaacactgcccaaattcgtgacagcaagaaatctgtttctgcgcagtaatccaaatctagtatgaaccttactatcaaagactttacttggcacaacaatgcaataaaataaaaataaggagaggttgctacagtagtaacaacttccaagactcaaatataaaacaaaagtgcagaagtaaaatcatgggttgtctcccataagcgcttttctttaacgcctttcagctaggcgcagaaagtgtgaatcaagtattatcaagagatgatgcatcaacatcataatttgttctaatgatagaatcaaaaggtaacttcattctctttctagggaagtgttccatacctttcttgagaggaaattgatatttaatattaccttccttcatatcaataatagcaccaacagttcgaagaaaaggtcttcccaaaataatgggacaagatgcattgcattcaatatccaagacaacaaaatcaacggggacagggttattgttaaccgtaatgcgaatattatcaatcctccccaaaggtttctttgtagaattatcagcgagattaacatccaaataacaatttttcaatggtggcaagtcaagcatattatagattttcttaggcataacggaaatacttgcaccaagatcacataaagcattacaatcaaaatcattgaccttcatcttaatgatgggctcccaatcatcttctaacttcctaggaatagaagtctcaagttttagtttctcttctctagcttttatgagagcatttgtaatatgttttgtaaaggccaaatttatagcactagcattaggacttctagcaagtttttgtaagaactttataacttcagagatgtgacaatcatcaaaatctaaaccattatgatctaaagcaatgggatcattgtccccaatatgtgaaaaaatttcagcagttttatcacaagcagtttcagcagttttagcagtttcagacagtttttcacgctttgcattcggagtagaaacattgccaacaccaattattttaccattgatagtaggaggtgtagcaacatgtggagcattagcattactagtggcggtaatagtccaaactttagctacattattctctttagcattttcttctctttcccacctagcatgcaattcggccatcaatctaatattctcattaattcgaacttggatgacgttttctgtagcaaataagttaatatctttatttttattaggcataactttcgattttaaaagaccagtatcagcagcaagactatcaactttagaagcaagaatatcaattttaccaagcttttcttcaacagatttattgaaagcagtttgtgtactaataaattctttaagcatagcttcaagaccagagggtacattcctattatttttgtaggaattaccataagaattaccataaccattattattatgagaaggatatggcctatagttgttactagaattgttccgataagcattgttgttgaaattattatttttaatgaagttcacatcaacatgttcttcttgggcaaccaatgaagctaacggaacattattaggatcaacattagatctaccattcacaagcatagacacaatagcatcaatcttatcactcaaggaggaggtttcttctacagaatttaccttcttaccttgtggagctctttccgtgtgccattaagagtaattaatcatcatattatcaagaagctttgttgcggcgcctagagtgatggatataaaagtacatccagcagctgaatccaataggttccgcgaagaaaaattcagtcctgcataaaaggtttggatgatcatccaagtagtcagtccatgggttgggcaatttttaaccaaagatttcattctttcccatgcttgagcaacatgctcattatcatattgcttaaaattcattatgccacttctcaaagatataattttagcagcaggataatatctaccaatgaaagcatccttacatttagtccataaatcaatactattcttaggcaaagatagcaaccaatctttagctcttcctcttaaggagaaaggaaacaattttaattttataatttcaccatctacatccttatatttttgcatttcacatagttcaacaaaattattaagatgggcagcagcatcatcagaactaacaccagaaaattgttctctcataacaagattcagtaaagcaggtttaatttcaaagaattctactgtagtagcagttggagcaataggtgtgcataagaaatcattattatttgtgctagtgaagtcacacaacttagtat
This Lolium perenne isolate Kyuss_39 chromosome 1, Kyuss_2.0, whole genome shotgun sequence DNA region includes the following protein-coding sequences:
- the LOC127318783 gene encoding cysteine proteinase inhibitor; the protein is MRSIAPLRGICALALGSGRRRPLSSSTGGSAQRATHRTAAAMAKASRPCRGRFCRVPPRMPTFGRVQDAPVGYEKNPEAIELARFAVSEHNTKANTALEFERVVKTRGQLVAGTLHYFTIEVNQAGAKKLYEAKVWVKEWESFKELQEFKPAN